Proteins co-encoded in one Ictalurus punctatus breed USDA103 chromosome 18, Coco_2.0, whole genome shotgun sequence genomic window:
- the oaz1b gene encoding LOW QUALITY PROTEIN: ornithine decarboxylase antizyme 1b (The sequence of the model RefSeq protein was modified relative to this genomic sequence to represent the inferred CDS: deleted 1 base in 1 codon), which translates to MVKSNLQRILNSHCFAREKEGKPQCQTKMDALNCNNISDMISNLSLSCSSTPGPGPLWCSDAPLPPLKIPGGRGNGTRDHSPSARPLYTDRKLSVIERPAGGGRPATLHFLSRPTVSRVISWEAVVRGDALYIEIPREPLPEGSKESFASLLEFAEEHLKVTSVYVCFYKNRDDRAKLVRTFSFLGFEIVSPGRSPVPPRPDVFFMAYNFDRDSSDED; encoded by the exons ATGGTCAAATCCAACCTCCAGCGGATACTCAACAGTCATTGTTTCGCCcgtgaaaaagaaggaaagccTCAGTGTCAAACCAAAATGGATGCTTTAAATTGTAATAATATTTCTGACATGATTAGCAA TCTGTCTCTGAGCTGTAGTAGTACTCCTGGTCCCGGGCCTCTGTGGTGTTCC GATGCCCCTCTCCCACCCCTGAAGATCCCAGGTGGGCGAGGGAATGGCACACGGGATCATTCTCCCTCAGCTCGGCCACTCTACACG GACAGGAAGTTAAGTGTGATCGAACGTCCTGCTGGTGGTGGTCGCCCGGCGACGCTGCACTTCCTCAGCCGGCCCACTGTCTCTCGCGTGATTAGTTGGGAGGCGGTTGTTCGCGGTGACGCCCTTTACATCGAGATTCCTCGCGAGCCACTTCCAGAGGGCAGCAAGGAGAG CTTTGCATCTCTGCTGGAGTTTGCTGAAGAACATTTAAAGGTCACCAGTGTGTACGTTTGCTTTTACAAGAACAGAGACGATCGTG CTAAGTTGGTGCGTACGTTTAGTTTCCTGGGCTTTGAGATTGTGAGTCCGGGCCGTTCCCCTGTCCCTCCTCGACCTGACGTCTTCTTTATGGCTTACAACTTCGATAGAGACTCATCCGATGAAGATTAG